Proteins from a genomic interval of Blastopirellula retiformator:
- a CDS encoding twin-arginine translocation signal domain-containing protein, whose protein sequence is MQTNKLSRRDLLKTGLAAGAAITCWPSGKAFAATSFESKLPVKVVTQEPKHHWFGYYDKLQFDPTGRYLLSMEIDFEHRKPTAADEIALGMIDLKNGNKWTELGKTTAWGWQQGCMLQWLPGSDAKVIWNTRGDDSYGSRILDIKSGDTLEVDQPVYALSPDRKSAVTADFRRINDVRPGYGYVGFPDPYADDDAPAESGIFYVDLTTGKSKLLISLADIVKVGKVPWDGPGVKHYVNHLLVNPDGTRFEFLHRSRLSTGKWKTRMLTANMEGGDIRVLDDNGMTSHFIWRDPQHLLAWSNQPSHGGAFYLFRDAEQPEVVEAVGTDVMTRDGHCTYLPNRDWIVNDTYPDRDRYQTVYLYHVPTGKRIDVAKFKAPKAYTGEWRCDTHPRHSPDGKTLVVDAPFEDQGRQLHLVDISSIVG, encoded by the coding sequence ATGCAAACAAACAAGCTATCTCGCCGCGACCTTCTCAAGACTGGCCTGGCCGCTGGCGCCGCGATTACCTGTTGGCCGTCCGGCAAGGCTTTCGCCGCCACCTCGTTTGAAAGCAAGTTGCCGGTCAAGGTGGTGACGCAAGAACCAAAGCATCACTGGTTCGGCTACTACGACAAGCTTCAGTTTGATCCAACCGGGCGATATCTGCTGAGCATGGAGATCGACTTCGAGCATCGTAAACCGACCGCCGCAGACGAGATCGCCCTGGGGATGATCGACCTCAAAAACGGTAACAAGTGGACCGAACTGGGCAAGACGACCGCCTGGGGTTGGCAGCAAGGTTGCATGCTGCAGTGGCTGCCTGGTTCCGACGCGAAGGTGATCTGGAACACCCGCGGCGACGACAGCTACGGCTCGCGGATTCTCGACATCAAATCGGGCGACACGCTCGAAGTTGACCAGCCGGTTTACGCGCTGAGCCCCGACCGCAAATCAGCGGTCACCGCCGACTTCCGCCGCATCAACGACGTCCGTCCTGGATACGGGTATGTCGGCTTCCCAGATCCATACGCCGATGACGACGCCCCCGCCGAGTCTGGCATCTTCTATGTTGATCTGACGACCGGCAAATCGAAGCTGCTGATTTCGCTCGCCGACATCGTCAAGGTTGGCAAAGTCCCGTGGGACGGCCCCGGCGTGAAGCACTACGTGAATCACCTGCTGGTGAACCCCGACGGAACCCGGTTCGAGTTCCTCCACCGCAGTCGACTTTCGACCGGCAAGTGGAAGACCCGCATGCTGACCGCCAACATGGAGGGGGGCGACATTCGCGTGCTGGACGACAACGGCATGACCTCCCATTTCATCTGGCGCGATCCGCAGCATCTGCTCGCCTGGAGTAATCAACCGTCGCACGGCGGCGCGTTCTACCTCTTCCGCGATGCCGAACAGCCGGAAGTCGTCGAAGCGGTCGGTACCGACGTGATGACCCGCGACGGTCACTGCACCTACTTGCCCAACCGCGACTGGATCGTCAACGACACCTATCCCGATCGCGACCGGTATCAGACGGTCTACCTCTATCACGTGCCGACGGGCAAACGGATCGACGTCGCCAAGTTCAAAGCGCCCAAGGCGTACACCGGCGAATGGCGCTGCGACACCCATCCCCGCCACAGCCCCGACGGCAAGACCTTGGTCGTCGACGCCCCGTTCGAGGACCAAGGCCGCCAACTGCACCTGGTCGATATCTCGTCGATCGTGGGCTAG